The following proteins are encoded in a genomic region of Microscilla marina ATCC 23134:
- a CDS encoding DUF4097 family beta strand repeat-containing protein, translated as MKNLLNLQQWAFALALVSLTVFAQAQTFKIPVKSGTLQIGEMTGKLLLEAYNGSEILIEGGQRHRHSDNERAKGLKPITGGNDNTQIGLNYKTEGEVTTIKAVRKVSSRQYTIKVPQAMKLRVDISNNWFNKLIVKGFGTDVNIDIRYGKVWVEQLSGSVQIEARYGLVTADFASMSNNVSIDARYGGMDISLPAKTKADLRASSRYGEIFTNMDIQTDKAQESSLKSLTATTEVTAKLNGGGKALVLEARHANIYLRKK; from the coding sequence ATGAAAAATTTATTGAATCTACAGCAGTGGGCATTTGCGCTTGCTTTGGTATCATTGACTGTTTTTGCTCAAGCCCAAACATTTAAAATTCCGGTAAAATCGGGTACGCTACAGATTGGCGAAATGACGGGAAAACTCTTGTTGGAAGCCTACAATGGTTCAGAGATTTTGATAGAAGGTGGGCAAAGACATCGCCACTCTGACAATGAAAGAGCCAAAGGACTGAAGCCGATTACAGGAGGAAATGACAATACCCAAATAGGGCTCAATTATAAAACCGAAGGAGAGGTAACTACCATCAAGGCGGTGCGTAAGGTCAGCTCTAGGCAGTATACCATCAAAGTACCCCAGGCAATGAAGCTCAGGGTAGATATTTCAAATAACTGGTTTAATAAGTTGATAGTCAAAGGGTTTGGTACTGATGTAAACATTGATATACGCTATGGCAAAGTTTGGGTAGAGCAACTCAGCGGGAGTGTACAGATAGAGGCACGCTATGGGCTGGTAACGGCAGACTTTGCCAGTATGAGCAATAATGTGAGCATAGACGCCCGCTATGGAGGCATGGACATTAGCTTGCCGGCGAAAACAAAGGCCGACCTGAGAGCCAGTAGTCGCTATGGCGAAATATTTACCAACATGGACATTCAAACAGATAAGGCTCAAGAGAGTAGTTTGAAAAGCCTGACGGCTACCACCGAGGTGACTGCTAAACTCAATGGAGGGGGCAAAGCACTGGTATTAGAAGCCAGACATGCCAATATTTATCTACGCAAAAAATAA
- a CDS encoding DUF4097 family beta strand repeat-containing protein, which produces MKTKVKTLGIICLTLLLSLQAWSQKTPVTTSKTAKKIDKTFDFDQSKELFLNLKYANNIKVKTWNQNKVQVTVWVDINGGKHNDKFELNTDKSSSDFEIRSRIKDLSKITKTLIVTGDEHNNYQSYGNLTVYNDEDGKHHVNGRFLLANIRYEVNVPASTKQLKIKTISGNIEMQHPKNCQLNLKSISGFIDVSIASGQKANLDMRSYSGDVFSDLPIKIKPPMDKSYRKIGGRARLKGKLNGGGTELRLKSFQGNIYLRKAK; this is translated from the coding sequence ATGAAAACTAAAGTAAAGACCCTGGGTATCATATGTTTGACACTGTTGCTGAGCCTGCAGGCGTGGAGTCAAAAGACTCCAGTAACTACCTCAAAAACGGCTAAAAAAATAGACAAAACCTTTGACTTTGATCAAAGCAAAGAGTTGTTTCTAAACTTGAAATATGCCAACAATATCAAGGTGAAAACCTGGAACCAAAATAAAGTACAAGTAACGGTATGGGTAGATATTAATGGGGGCAAACACAATGATAAATTTGAACTGAATACAGACAAAAGTTCAAGCGATTTTGAAATTCGTTCGCGGATTAAAGACTTATCGAAAATTACCAAGACCCTCATTGTTACTGGCGACGAGCATAATAATTATCAATCGTATGGTAACTTGACAGTGTACAACGACGAAGATGGAAAACATCACGTCAATGGGCGTTTTTTATTGGCAAACATTCGCTATGAGGTAAATGTGCCTGCCAGTACTAAACAGCTTAAAATAAAAACCATTAGTGGCAACATAGAAATGCAACACCCAAAAAACTGCCAGCTCAATCTAAAAAGTATCAGTGGTTTTATAGATGTAAGCATTGCTTCGGGGCAAAAAGCCAACCTTGATATGCGCTCTTATTCGGGCGATGTTTTTTCAGACCTACCCATCAAAATAAAGCCCCCTATGGATAAGTCGTATCGCAAAATAGGTGGACGAGCTCGTCTGAAGGGCAAACTGAATGGTGGAGGTACCGAACTCCGACTCAAATCGTTTCAAGGCAATATATATTTGCGTAAAGCAAAGTAG
- a CDS encoding alpha/beta hydrolase gives MKILLITALWLSTLTNLQAQKMQKPSNIQEVIQLIKNQSISSLQALVKSQNYDLSGLDLDKIKSILWQKYVQEQTQNPARQREYTKRSISFGNKTMRYTATTKGRKPAKGYPLYIALHGGGGAPARLNDSQWRAMQSYYLRCVQNGIYVAPRGVTNTWNLHFVAESYPLYDRLIENMVLFGGVDPNRVYLLGYSAGGDGVYQVVPRMPDRWAAANMSAGHHNNISPLNLGQVPFLLQVGELDNAYQRNKATVGFAQKLKRLQQKYPSQFKHQVFVHWGKRHSSVADCPRNRKSVVIANPYEWQQNPSRKKPGRATTNAIAWLSQYTRQPLPNHLVWHRNTVASSRSQNGALFYWLKADNKPLENEQVEVTIDRIKNLIEVKKWRQDITIYLRPAMVDFKRPIYLTKDGYSEKRTLLPNLQTMIETLLQRGDPDFIFYALLTLKKKN, from the coding sequence ATGAAAATACTGCTAATTACAGCCTTGTGGTTGAGTACACTTACCAATTTGCAGGCACAAAAGATGCAAAAGCCGTCAAATATCCAAGAAGTCATTCAATTGATCAAAAACCAGTCAATCTCTAGTCTCCAGGCTTTAGTCAAGTCTCAAAACTATGACCTATCGGGGCTTGACCTCGACAAAATAAAAAGCATACTGTGGCAAAAATATGTACAAGAACAAACCCAAAACCCAGCACGTCAACGTGAATATACCAAACGTAGCATTAGCTTTGGTAACAAAACCATGCGTTATACTGCTACTACCAAAGGGCGTAAACCCGCCAAGGGCTACCCACTGTATATTGCGTTGCACGGAGGGGGTGGTGCACCCGCCCGCCTCAATGACAGTCAGTGGCGGGCAATGCAAAGCTATTATTTAAGGTGTGTACAAAATGGTATTTATGTAGCGCCGCGTGGGGTAACCAATACCTGGAACCTACACTTTGTAGCAGAGTCTTACCCTTTGTATGACCGCCTGATTGAAAATATGGTATTGTTTGGAGGTGTAGATCCTAATCGGGTGTATTTGTTGGGGTATTCGGCAGGGGGCGATGGAGTATATCAGGTGGTGCCACGCATGCCCGATCGTTGGGCTGCCGCCAATATGTCGGCTGGTCACCATAACAATATATCTCCTTTGAATCTGGGGCAAGTTCCCTTTTTGCTTCAGGTAGGCGAACTGGACAATGCCTATCAACGCAATAAGGCTACAGTGGGTTTTGCCCAAAAGCTAAAGCGTTTGCAACAAAAGTATCCATCACAATTCAAACATCAGGTGTTTGTACACTGGGGCAAACGGCATAGTAGTGTAGCCGACTGCCCCAGAAACAGAAAATCGGTAGTGATTGCCAACCCTTATGAATGGCAGCAAAACCCCTCAAGAAAAAAACCGGGCAGGGCAACTACCAACGCCATTGCGTGGCTCAGCCAATATACGCGCCAACCTTTGCCCAACCACCTTGTATGGCACAGAAACACTGTTGCCTCCAGTCGTTCGCAAAATGGTGCACTATTTTATTGGCTCAAAGCCGACAATAAACCACTCGAAAATGAACAAGTAGAGGTGACCATAGACCGGATAAAAAACCTAATAGAAGTAAAAAAATGGCGGCAGGACATCACTATATACCTTCGGCCTGCTATGGTTGATTTTAAACGACCAATCTACCTTACAAAGGATGGATATAGCGAAAAGCGGACATTGTTGCCCAACTTGCAAACGATGATAGAGACCCTGTTACAACGGGGCGATCCTGATTTTATATTTTACGCTTTGCTTACTCTGAAAAAAAAGAATTAA
- a CDS encoding outer membrane lipoprotein-sorting protein translates to MTKLISSVLLCLGFVIGQAQNADKIVSTHIEKLGGIDQLRAMRARVQKMTVRSQGQNIPMIEYHKRPNRLKIVVQIQGMDFVTSAYDGRQGWKMNPLGMPERMSGYNTRKMGGREFDRLWVDYKKRGHKIAFKGKQRVKGQDCYKLLVTKKDGQQVAFCIATQSYMILKVESIREETGTKVTRYYTDYKKVGGVMFAHKITGVTEGTKFDITIKSIKINEPINDKLFAYPGDN, encoded by the coding sequence ATGACTAAACTAATATCGAGTGTATTACTTTGCCTTGGCTTTGTGATTGGGCAGGCGCAAAACGCAGATAAAATTGTGAGTACCCACATTGAAAAACTAGGAGGCATTGACCAGCTCAGGGCAATGAGGGCGCGTGTTCAAAAAATGACAGTGCGATCGCAAGGGCAAAACATCCCAATGATAGAGTATCACAAGCGCCCCAACAGGTTGAAAATAGTGGTACAAATACAGGGAATGGACTTTGTAACCAGTGCTTATGATGGCAGGCAAGGCTGGAAAATGAACCCGTTAGGTATGCCAGAGAGGATGAGTGGCTACAACACCCGCAAAATGGGTGGCCGGGAGTTTGACAGGTTATGGGTAGATTACAAAAAAAGAGGGCATAAAATAGCCTTCAAAGGCAAACAAAGGGTCAAGGGACAAGACTGTTATAAATTATTAGTTACCAAAAAAGACGGGCAACAAGTGGCCTTTTGTATAGCTACCCAAAGCTATATGATCTTAAAAGTAGAAAGTATCAGAGAAGAAACCGGAACTAAAGTAACTCGTTATTATACGGACTATAAAAAGGTAGGAGGGGTTATGTTTGCCCACAAAATTACGGGTGTCACAGAAGGAACCAAGTTTGATATTACCATCAAATCAATAAAAATTAATGAGCCGATCAACGACAAATTGTTTGCCTATCCGGGAGACAATTGA